The Coregonus clupeaformis isolate EN_2021a chromosome 8, ASM2061545v1, whole genome shotgun sequence genome has a segment encoding these proteins:
- the mrpl9 gene encoding 39S ribosomal protein L9, mitochondrial: MWSTSRHVLQDLVREFTKVTHSSVQCISQTSCKNTVVVERWWQVPLSKEGRPPRLYPRRHRVYKVVEDTKHAPKEKMELILTQTVAKLGGRGDTVFVKKSVGRNNLLAQGLAVYPSPENKEMFAEELRLLHEGRPEERIQTRTGQLTVEIMKHMELKVEKRTSIEYDITKEIVCRQLLKKRGIFVPPHALRLPEEPIKDLGDYWCEVTVNGIDTVRIPMSVVPFEDPTATGRKLLQKQETAAVQEAVVSEAATVPEVVAAAVPEVAAAAPEAAAAAPEAAAEKKVVPPTEN, from the exons ATGTGGAGTACCAGCCGTCATGTCCTTCAGGATCTAGTCCGGGAGTTTACGAAAGTGACACATTCCTCGGTTCAGTGTATTTCACAAACATCATGCAAG AACACAGTTGTGGTAGAGCGTTGGTGGCAGGTCCCATTGTCcaaagagggccgcccaccaaggCTATACCCTCGGCGACATCGGGTCTACAAAGTGGTAGAAGACACAAAGCATGCTCCTAAGGAGAAGATGGAACTCATCCTCACACAGACTGTGGCTA AGCTTGGTGGGCGAGGTGACACTGTGTTTGTGAAAAAGTCTGTCGGACGCAATAACCTCCTGGCCCAAGGCCTGGCAGTCTACCCTTCACCAGAAAACAAAGAGATGTTTGCAGAGGAGCTGAGG CTCTTACATGAAGGGAGGCCAGAGGAGAGAATCCAAACCCGCACAGGACAGCTG ACGGTGGAGATCATGAAGCATATGGAGTTGAAAGTTGAGAAAAGAACCTCCATTGAGTATGACATCACCAAAGAGATTGTCTGCAGGCAGCTTCTCAAGAAG CGGGGCATATTTGTGCCACCTCATGCACTGAGACTACCGGAAGAGCCAATCAAAGACCTGGGAGATTACTGGTGTGAGGTCACG GTTAATGGGATAGACACTGTGCGGATCCCCATGTCGGTGGTGCCCTTTGAAGACCCTACAGCGACTGGGCGCAAACTGTTGCAAAAGCAGGAGACCGCTGCAGTACAAGAGGCCGTAGTTTCAGAGGCGGCTACTGTTCCAGAGGTTGTTGCAGCTGCAGTTCCAGAGGTGGCTGCGGCTGCCCCAGAGGCGGCTGCGGCTGCCCCAGAGGCGGCTGCGGAAAAAAAAGTAGTTCCGCCCACAGAGAACTAG
- the prcc gene encoding proline-rich protein PRCC: MSLVAYASSDDSDSDETSSSIVPGSKPGGLFARLPTLKRSAEALGNVRPSKGTTHFSSRNTVSNDGDEDSVTRSQPSKGGLLFDLPKPKKRTEPVKITIPEMKRGDSDSDEDEPRRKKSLPQGPGTGLSSLLPQPKNMVVKEMQRALVPHTLTKRPEPKKPTKPSLGASQGHPSSSASPSAIKAAAKSAALQLARQIAAEESDEELAPENYFSLEESAKPLPAVVPSLNPEPVPTSGLLPAPPGMQRGTFQSDAPLDFGANQEGAWGGQQLGAYQQPSAAPQGYYNEAYYQDPESDPALPEPEQPSSSALFDDEAFMRLQGKRNRGKEEVKFLEIKGDDQLSGNQQWMTKSMTEEKQQRKSFSKKKGDQPTGQQRRKHQITYLIHQAKERELELKNNWADNKLTRRQTQAKYGF; this comes from the exons ATGTCTTTGGTAGCGTATGCTAGCAGTGATGACAGTGATTCAGACGAAACGTCTAGTTCCATCGTCCCGGGTAGCAAACCTGGGGGGCTTTTCGCACGCCTCCCTACCTTAAAAAGATCTGCAGAGGCACTAGGAAACGTGCGACCAAGCAAAGGGACAACACACTTCTCATCACGGAACACTGTGTCAAACGATGGCGACGAGGACTCCGTTACCCGTTCTCAACCATCCAAGGGAGGGTTGCTTTTCGATTTACCTAAGCCGAAGAAGCGAACAGAGCCTGTCAAAATCACTATAcctgagatgaagagaggggat TCTGACTCCGATGAAGATGAACCAAGGAGAAAGAAATCCCTGCCCCAG gGCCCTGGCACTGGCCTTTCCTCCCTCCTGCCTCAGCCAAAAAACATGGTTGTGAAGGAGATGCAGAGGGCTCTAGTGCCTCACACCCTCACCAAACGGCCGGAGCCAAAGAAACCCACAAAGCCCTCCTTAGGGGCCTCCCAGGGCCACCCCAGCTCCAGTGCATCCCCCTCCGCCATCAAAGCAGCAGCCAAGTCAGCTGCTCTGCAGCTAGCGAGGCAAATAGCTGCTGAGGAAAGTGATGAGGAACTGGCCCCCGAGAACTACTTCTCCCTGGAAGAGAGTGCCAAGCCTCTCCCCGCTGTGGTCCCCAGCTTGAACCCGGAGCCTGTCCCCACCTCAGGCCTGCTACCCGCTCCTCCAGGCATGCAGCGTGGTACCTTCCAGTCAGATGCCCCTCTGGACTTTGGCGCGAACCAAGAGGGAGCTTGGGGAGGTCAACAGCTAGGGGCGTACCAGCAGCCCTCGGCAGCGCCTCAG GGTTACTACAACGAGGCTTACTACCAGGATCCAGAGTCTGACCCAGCACTGCCTGAGCCAGAGCAACCTAGCTCCTCCGCCCTGTTTGATGATGAAGCG TTCATGAGGCTGCAGGGGAAGAGGAACAGGGGCAAGGAGGAGGTGAAGTTCCTGGAGATCAAGGGAGATGACCAGCTGAGCGGCAACCAGCAGTGGATGACCAAGAGCATGACAGAGGAGAAGCAGCAGCGCAAATCCTTCAGCAAG AAAAAGGGAGACCAACCCACAGGGCAACAGCGACGCAAGCACCAGATCACATACCTCATCCACCAG GCAAAGGAGCGAGAGCTAGAGCTGAAGAACAACTGGGCCGACAACAAGCTGACTCGCCGGCAAACACAGGCCAAATACGGCTTCTAA